Proteins from a single region of Hordeum vulgare subsp. vulgare chromosome 6H, MorexV3_pseudomolecules_assembly, whole genome shotgun sequence:
- the LOC123405009 gene encoding purple acid phosphatase 2-like encodes MGALGRHRCLNAALVLLAALLVRAEARGVTSAYRRRLEAAEDMPLEADVFATPPGHNAPQQVHVTLGDQAGTAMTVSWVTVDEVGNSTVMYGRAMGSLDMAAEGTHTRYKYHNYTSGFIHHCTLTSLEHGTKYYYAMGFGHTVRTFWFTTPPKPGPDVPLRLGLIGDLGQTSDSNSTLTHYEATGGDAVLFMGDLSYADKHPLHDNNRWDTWGRFSERSVAYQPWIWVTGNHEVDYAPELGETTPFKPFTHRYPTPHRSSGSPEPYWYSVKLASAHIIVLSSYSAFGKYTPQYKWLEAELKRVNRSETPWLIMASHSPWYNSYNFHYMEGEPMRVQFEQWAVDARVDLVFSGHVHAYERSHRVSNIKYNITDGRCKPVRDLRAPVYMTIGDGGNIEGLADSMTEPQPSYSAFREASFGHAILDIKNRTHAYYAWYRNADGVKVPADTKWFTNRYYMPNHDDSR; translated from the exons ATGGGTGCTCTTGGGCGGCATCGGTGCCTCAATGCCGCATTGGTGCTGCTGGCCGCGCTGCTCGTCCGGGCGGAGGCGCGCGGGGTGACGAGCGCGTACCGGCGGAGGCTGGAGGCGGCGGAGGACATGCCGCTGGAAGCCGACGTCTTCGCCACGCCGCCGGGGCACAACGCGCCCCAGCAGGTGCACGTCACGCTGGGCGACCAGGCCGGCACGGCCATGACGGTGTCGTGGGTGACCGTCGACGAGGTCGGCAACAGCACCGTCATGTACGGCCGCGCCATGGGCAGTCTCGACATGGCGGCCGAGGGCACGCACACGCGCTACAAGTACCACAACTACACCTCCGGGTTCATCCATCACTGCACGCTCACCAGCCTCGAG CATGGCACTAAGTACTACTACGCCATGGGCTTCGGCCACACGGTGCGGACCTTTTGGTTCACCACTCCTCCCAAGCCCGGCCCGGACGTACCCCTCCGGCTAGGGCTCATCGGCGACTTGGGCCAGACGTCCGACTCCAATAGCACACTGACCCACTACGAGGCCACCGGCGGCGACGCGGTGCTCTTTATGGGTGACTTATCCTATGCTGACAAGCATCCCCTCCACGACAACAATCGTTGGGACACATGGGGCCGCTTCTCCGAGCGCAGCGTCGCCTACCAGCCATGGATCTGGGTCACCGGCAACCACGAGGTCGACTACGCCCCGGAGCTA GGCGAGACAACGCCATTCAAGCCTTTCACCCATCGGTATCCGACGCCGCATCGGTCGAGCGGCTCGCCGGAGCCCTACTGGTACTCGGTGAAGCTTGCCTCCGCCCACATCATTGTGCTCTCCTCCTACTCCGCGTTCGGCAAGTACACGCCGCAATACAAGTGGCTGGAGGCGGAGCTCAAGCGGGTGAACCGGAGCGAGACGCCATGGCTGATCATGGCGTCGCACTCGCCGTGGTACAACAGCTACAACTTCCACTACATGGAGGGTGAGCCGATGCGTGTGCAGTTCGAGCAGTGGGCCGTTGACGCCAGGGTCGACCTCGTCTTCTCCGGGCACGTGCACGCGTATGAGCGCAGCCACCGGGTGTCCAACATCAAGTACAACATCACAGACGGGAGGTGCAAGCCGGTGCGGGACCTCCGGGCGCCCGTGTACATGACCATCGGCGATGGCGGAAACATAGAGGGGCTTGCCGACAGCATGACGGAGCCACAGCCGAGCTACTCGGCGTTCCGGGAGGCCAGCTTTGGGCATGCCATCTTGGACATCAAGAACCGCACGCACGCATACTACGCCTGGTACCGTAACGCCGACGGCGTCAAGGTCCCCGCCGACACCAAGTGGTTCACCAACCGCTACTACATGCCCAACCACGACGACTCTCGTTGA